The following proteins are encoded in a genomic region of Deltaproteobacteria bacterium:
- a CDS encoding sodium:calcium antiporter → MSSPRKNNLFLFVVATLCLQWILVKGLGIHLSHPWSALAPGLAIFGAAFMLSWGAELAQFEIPQSLAIAFLALVAVLPEYAVDMYFAWEAGKNPEYIHYATANMTGANRLLIGVGWAAVVFAYFFKTKKREVVLEPVNRLELFALSVATIYCFVIPFKGALSWVDSIFLLMIFAWYMFQATRAHHEEPEVEGPIVALARWPRGKRILATLFFFLFSGYTIFISAEPFAEGLLEMGRYWGIEEFILVQWLAPLASESPEFIVAILFALRARASASIGTLVSSKVNQWTLLVGMLPLVYNLSAGHWGPMVMDARQSEEIFLTAAQSLFAIVVIANLRFSITEALLLFVLFGTQLFFTSTEARNIYAVVYIVLAIGWALIVKGNRQGFFKIARDGLRHPKTFG, encoded by the coding sequence ATGTCTTCTCCCAGAAAAAATAATTTATTCCTCTTCGTCGTCGCCACCCTCTGTCTCCAGTGGATCCTCGTCAAGGGCTTGGGGATCCACCTGTCCCATCCCTGGTCTGCGTTGGCTCCGGGACTCGCGATCTTTGGGGCCGCCTTCATGCTCTCCTGGGGGGCGGAGCTGGCCCAGTTCGAAATCCCCCAATCGCTCGCCATCGCCTTTTTGGCCCTGGTTGCCGTCTTGCCGGAATATGCGGTCGATATGTATTTTGCCTGGGAGGCGGGGAAAAATCCGGAATATATCCATTACGCCACCGCCAACATGACCGGCGCGAATCGGCTCCTGATCGGAGTCGGTTGGGCGGCGGTCGTTTTTGCCTATTTCTTTAAGACAAAAAAGAGGGAAGTGGTCCTGGAACCGGTCAACCGCCTCGAACTTTTTGCCCTTTCGGTCGCCACGATTTATTGTTTTGTCATTCCGTTTAAGGGAGCGCTCTCCTGGGTCGATTCGATTTTCCTCCTGATGATCTTCGCCTGGTACATGTTTCAGGCGACACGGGCCCATCATGAAGAACCGGAGGTCGAAGGGCCGATCGTGGCCCTTGCCCGATGGCCGCGCGGGAAACGGATCCTGGCCACCCTCTTCTTCTTTCTCTTTTCCGGCTACACCATTTTTATTTCGGCAGAACCGTTCGCAGAGGGGCTTCTGGAAATGGGACGCTATTGGGGAATTGAAGAGTTCATTCTTGTCCAGTGGTTGGCCCCCCTGGCCTCTGAATCACCGGAATTTATTGTAGCGATCCTCTTTGCCCTGCGGGCCCGGGCCTCGGCCTCCATAGGGACACTCGTCTCCTCCAAGGTCAATCAATGGACCCTGCTTGTCGGGATGCTCCCTCTGGTCTACAATCTGTCGGCCGGTCACTGGGGCCCGATGGTCATGGATGCCCGCCAGTCGGAAGAGATCTTCCTGACCGCGGCACAATCGCTCTTTGCCATTGTCGTTATTGCGAATCTCCGCTTTTCCATTACGGAGGCGCTTCTGTTGTTTGTCCTCTTCGGCACACAACTTTTCTTCACATCAACAGAGGCCAGAAATATCTATGCCGTTGTCTATATCGTCCTCGCCATCGGCTGGGCCCTCATCGTAAAGGGAAACAGACAAGGTTTTTTCAAAATCGCGCGGGACGGTCTCCGTCATCCGAAAACTTTTGGGTAA
- a CDS encoding efflux RND transporter permease subunit — MIEKIIEFSARNKFIVLTFIAVLMVVGVVCLKKVPLDAIPDLSDTQVIIYSRWDRAPNIIEDQVTYPIITALLGAPKIKAIRGFSDFGYSYVYAIFEDGTDVYWARSRTLEYLSKIIPRLPEGVKTELGPDATGVGWIFEYALVDSSGKHDLQELKSFQDWTIKYQLQSVPGVAEVASFGGSVKQYQVNVDPKRLLATNSPLNRVIEAIRKGNNEIGGRLVEFSGREYMVRGRGYIRSIEDIENIAVGLNPKTGTPILVKNIGSVTIGPELRRGVADLDGEGDVVGGIVVMRYGENALNVINRVKQRIEELKTSFPEGVEIITTYDRADLISRAIKTLKNTLIDELLIVSLVILIFLWHIPSALVPIITIPVSVLLAFIPFYLMGFTANIMSLAGIAISVGVLVDGAIVEVENAYKKLEQWLSGGRKGDFHQVRLQALKEVGPSVFFSLLVIAVAFIPVFTLVDQEGRLFKPLAYSKNLAMAIAALLAITLDPALRMLFARMDYFHWQPKWLVTRKKMTEWLNKIANTVFVGRYYPEEKHPISQILFAAYEPACRFVLKRKRETLIAAGLLMLTALPLYFSLGSEFMPPLNEGTILYMPTSFPGLSVTEATRVLQIQDRILKTFPEVERVFGKVGRAETSTDPAPFSMGETTVVLKPENEWRRVKRWYSWLPERYHPFLNHFWRETISWEELTDEMDRKMQIVGWTNAWTMPIKNRIDMLSTGIRTPIGIKIFGADLREIEQVGRHLEAILKEVPGTRSIFAERVAGGYFLDYDLKREELARYGLTVEDAEMVIASAIGGENITTTIEGRERYPVNLRYARELRDDLPELQRVLVPTPSGAQIPLALIADIHLSTGPAMIRDENGQLTGYVYIDMKGRDVGGYVSDAKKIVLEKLKLPTGYSLQWSGQYENMIRVKKRLVLIVPLTLFLIFLLLYMNTKSLVKTGIVLLAVPFSLIGAILLLFILGYHVSIAVWVGMIALMGLDAETGVFMLLFLDLSYKEAVEKGKMKTKEDLTEAIVHGAVKRVRPKMMTVAAAMIGLLPIMWSIGTGADLMKRIAAPMVGGLITSFALELLIYPVLYAIWKGRELRWTSK, encoded by the coding sequence TTGATTGAGAAAATTATAGAATTTTCCGCCAGAAATAAATTCATCGTCCTGACGTTTATCGCCGTCTTGATGGTCGTCGGCGTTGTCTGCCTGAAAAAGGTCCCGCTCGACGCGATCCCGGACCTCTCGGACACACAGGTGATCATCTATTCCCGCTGGGACAGGGCCCCAAACATCATTGAAGACCAGGTGACTTACCCGATCATCACCGCCCTCCTGGGGGCCCCGAAGATCAAGGCGATCCGCGGTTTCTCCGACTTCGGGTACTCCTATGTTTACGCCATCTTTGAAGACGGTACCGATGTCTACTGGGCCCGGAGCCGGACGCTGGAATATCTCTCAAAGATCATCCCCCGATTGCCGGAAGGGGTCAAAACGGAACTGGGCCCGGATGCCACCGGCGTCGGTTGGATTTTTGAATATGCCCTTGTTGATTCTTCTGGGAAACATGACCTCCAGGAACTGAAGAGTTTTCAGGACTGGACGATCAAGTACCAACTGCAAAGCGTCCCTGGAGTCGCCGAGGTCGCCTCTTTCGGCGGTTCTGTCAAACAATATCAGGTCAACGTTGACCCCAAGAGGCTTCTCGCCACCAACAGTCCGCTCAACCGTGTGATCGAGGCGATTCGAAAGGGAAACAATGAAATCGGAGGCCGGTTGGTCGAATTCAGCGGCCGGGAATATATGGTCCGCGGGCGGGGGTATATCCGCTCGATTGAAGATATTGAAAACATTGCTGTGGGCTTGAACCCAAAGACAGGAACCCCCATTCTCGTTAAGAACATCGGTTCGGTCACGATCGGCCCTGAACTGAGGCGGGGGGTTGCCGACCTGGATGGCGAGGGGGATGTTGTCGGGGGCATCGTCGTGATGCGCTACGGTGAAAACGCCTTGAACGTCATCAACCGTGTGAAACAAAGAATCGAGGAACTAAAAACCTCATTTCCTGAAGGGGTCGAGATCATCACCACCTACGACCGGGCAGATCTGATCAGCCGCGCAATCAAGACCCTCAAAAATACATTGATTGACGAGCTGTTGATCGTAAGCCTCGTCATTCTGATCTTTCTCTGGCATATCCCTTCGGCCCTCGTCCCGATCATTACGATTCCGGTCTCCGTCCTGCTCGCCTTTATTCCTTTTTACCTGATGGGGTTTACCGCCAACATCATGTCCTTGGCCGGCATTGCGATCTCCGTCGGCGTCCTGGTGGATGGGGCGATTGTCGAGGTCGAAAACGCCTATAAAAAACTGGAGCAGTGGCTCTCCGGAGGACGAAAGGGAGATTTTCACCAAGTCCGCCTTCAGGCGTTAAAAGAGGTCGGACCTTCGGTCTTTTTTTCTCTCCTGGTGATTGCGGTCGCGTTCATCCCCGTCTTCACGCTGGTTGATCAGGAAGGACGCCTCTTCAAACCGCTTGCCTATTCCAAGAATCTCGCGATGGCGATCGCCGCCCTGCTCGCCATCACCCTCGACCCGGCCCTCCGGATGCTTTTCGCACGGATGGATTATTTTCACTGGCAACCAAAGTGGCTTGTTACCAGAAAGAAGATGACAGAGTGGCTCAACAAGATCGCCAATACCGTTTTTGTCGGACGTTATTATCCCGAAGAAAAACACCCGATCAGCCAGATCCTCTTTGCCGCCTACGAACCAGCCTGCCGCTTTGTTCTGAAACGGAAGAGGGAGACGCTGATCGCCGCCGGCCTCCTGATGTTAACCGCCCTCCCCCTCTATTTCAGCCTCGGCTCCGAGTTCATGCCACCGTTGAACGAAGGAACCATCCTTTATATGCCGACCTCTTTCCCCGGCCTTTCCGTTACAGAGGCGACACGGGTGTTGCAGATCCAGGACCGGATCCTCAAGACCTTTCCAGAGGTGGAACGAGTCTTCGGCAAGGTCGGCAGGGCGGAGACCTCCACCGACCCGGCCCCCTTTTCCATGGGGGAAACAACCGTTGTGCTAAAACCGGAGAATGAGTGGCGCCGGGTGAAACGCTGGTATTCCTGGCTTCCCGAGCGTTACCACCCATTCCTCAACCATTTCTGGAGAGAGACAATCTCCTGGGAGGAACTGACGGATGAAATGGATCGAAAGATGCAGATTGTCGGGTGGACGAATGCCTGGACGATGCCGATCAAAAACCGGATCGACATGCTTTCAACCGGGATCCGGACACCGATCGGGATAAAAATCTTCGGCGCCGATTTAAGGGAGATTGAACAAGTAGGCCGGCATCTGGAGGCGATTCTCAAGGAGGTCCCCGGCACACGCAGTATCTTTGCAGAACGTGTGGCGGGCGGTTATTTTCTGGATTACGACCTGAAAAGGGAGGAACTGGCCCGTTATGGATTGACCGTCGAGGATGCCGAAATGGTTATCGCCTCTGCAATCGGCGGTGAAAACATCACCACCACCATCGAGGGACGAGAACGGTACCCGGTCAACCTCCGTTATGCCCGGGAACTCCGTGACGATCTCCCTGAACTCCAACGGGTGCTTGTGCCAACCCCGTCAGGGGCGCAGATCCCGCTGGCCCTGATCGCCGACATCCATCTCTCCACAGGACCGGCGATGATCCGGGACGAAAACGGCCAGCTGACCGGTTACGTCTATATCGACATGAAAGGGAGGGATGTCGGCGGTTATGTGAGCGACGCCAAAAAGATTGTTCTCGAAAAATTGAAGCTCCCGACCGGCTACAGCCTGCAATGGAGCGGCCAGTATGAAAATATGATCCGTGTCAAAAAGAGGCTGGTCCTGATCGTCCCGCTGACCCTCTTCCTGATCTTTCTCCTCCTTTATATGAACACAAAGTCGCTTGTGAAAACCGGGATCGTCCTCTTGGCCGTCCCTTTTTCCCTGATCGGCGCCATCCTCCTCCTTTTCATCCTCGGTTATCATGTTTCGATTGCGGTTTGGGTCGGGATGATCGCCCTGATGGGGCTCGATGCGGAGACCGGCGTCTTTATGCTCCTCTTTCTGGACCTCTCTTATAAGGAGGCGGTTGAGAAGGGAAAGATGAAGACGAAAGAAGACCTGACTGAGGCGATTGTCCATGGCGCCGTCAAAAGGGTACGCCCCAAGATGATGACCGTGGCCGCCGCGATGATCGGACTTTTGCCGATCATGTGGTCGATCGGCACCGGGGCCGACCTCATGAAACGGATCGCCGCCCCGATGGTCGGAGGCCTCATCACCTCCTTCGCACTCGAACTTTTGATTTATCCGGTGTTGTATGCGATCTGGAAAGGGAGGGAGCTGCGGTGGACCTCAAAATAA
- a CDS encoding Glu/Leu/Phe/Val dehydrogenase encodes METYNHNGKQSGSVEWDSDLLHEVRTQFERVAKKISLDPNIFNRLRVPERALIVSVPFRMDDGTVRVVPGYRVQHNDSLGPYKGGIRYHTSVNLGEVTALAMLMTWKTAVVGLPLGGAKGGVQIDPTPLSRQELQRLTRRYTSEIINFIGPEVDIPAPDMGTSEQVMAWLMDTYSHQKGYSIPEVVTGKPIAIGGSLGRKEAPGRGVIYCLLAAADKLKLKLNDKTTLAIQGFGQVGYAAARKAEKIGCQVIAVSDVKGGIYNPKGFTISKLVEWIGKNRYLEGYPEAEPVSNEQLLELPCTVLIPAATGGVITKKNAPRLRCQIMAEGANGPTTDEADQIIKERGDIYVIPDILANAGGVIVSYFEWVQDLQNFFWSEKEINKKLWEMMGRSFHETWDLAQKEKTDLRTASLIRAIRKISSAMLVRGLFP; translated from the coding sequence ATGGAAACTTATAATCACAACGGAAAACAGTCTGGTTCGGTCGAGTGGGACAGCGATCTTCTCCACGAGGTCCGGACCCAGTTTGAGCGGGTGGCCAAAAAAATCTCGCTCGACCCCAATATTTTTAACCGGCTCCGTGTCCCGGAACGGGCGCTGATCGTCTCCGTCCCTTTCCGGATGGATGATGGAACGGTCCGCGTGGTGCCTGGGTACCGCGTTCAACACAACGATTCCTTAGGCCCTTATAAAGGAGGGATCCGCTATCACACCAGCGTCAATCTGGGGGAAGTGACCGCCCTCGCGATGCTGATGACCTGGAAAACGGCGGTGGTCGGTCTTCCTCTCGGCGGGGCCAAAGGGGGTGTGCAGATCGACCCGACCCCCCTGTCGCGTCAGGAACTCCAACGGCTGACACGGCGTTATACCTCGGAGATTATTAATTTCATCGGCCCGGAGGTCGACATCCCCGCCCCCGACATGGGGACCAGCGAACAGGTGATGGCCTGGTTGATGGACACCTATAGCCATCAAAAAGGGTACTCCATTCCGGAGGTGGTGACCGGCAAACCGATCGCGATCGGCGGCTCCCTCGGCAGAAAAGAGGCCCCCGGTCGAGGGGTCATTTACTGTCTCCTGGCGGCGGCAGACAAACTCAAATTGAAATTGAACGACAAAACAACCCTCGCCATTCAGGGATTCGGTCAGGTCGGTTACGCGGCGGCGCGCAAGGCGGAAAAAATCGGTTGCCAGGTGATCGCCGTCTCCGACGTCAAAGGGGGAATCTACAACCCCAAAGGGTTCACTATCAGCAAATTGGTCGAATGGATCGGGAAGAACAGGTATCTGGAAGGGTATCCGGAGGCGGAACCGGTTTCCAACGAACAACTGCTCGAACTCCCCTGCACCGTTCTGATCCCCGCCGCCACAGGGGGGGTGATCACCAAAAAGAATGCCCCCCGCCTCCGTTGTCAGATCATGGCCGAAGGGGCGAACGGCCCGACCACCGATGAAGCGGACCAAATTATCAAAGAACGCGGAGATATTTACGTCATTCCGGATATTTTAGCCAACGCGGGCGGTGTGATCGTTTCCTACTTTGAGTGGGTCCAGGATCTGCAAAACTTCTTCTGGTCCGAAAAAGAGATCAATAAAAAACTCTGGGAGATGATGGGCCGCTCCTTCCACGAAACCTGGGACCTGGCCCAAAAGGAAAAAACCGACCTTCGGACCGCCTCTCTGATCCGGGCGATCCGCAAGATTTCATCCGCCATGCTCGTTCGTGGATTATTCCCGTAG